In the genome of Grus americana isolate bGruAme1 chromosome 16, bGruAme1.mat, whole genome shotgun sequence, one region contains:
- the ACAD10 gene encoding acyl-CoA dehydrogenase family member 10 isoform X5 encodes MIKQLPIMAEAVQCIRAEGLKTALLSNNFCLLNGESFLPLDRKHFDVTVESYRDGMRKPDPRIYKLCLERLGVQPQESIFLDNNSQNLKAAAQLGIKTVKVDDPEVALKELETYLGFPLQGFVPYTRSVRPSVEIPKDHLQKYLENILGDQATGPLVLRQFGSGQSTQTYFVRFGDRLLVLKKERSDSLHPSGPALRGEYRLLKALSEAGVPVPTVLALCEDRSTFGTPFYLMEHRAGHVYSDVSLPELQPSQRRAIYAAMNQVLSKIHSVDLRAAKLEDLGEHGNYIQRQVETWTKQYRAMETHVIPAMERLIEWLPLHFPESQKTTVVHGDFRMDNLVFHPDRPEVLAVLGWKFSTLGDPISDLANNCMVYFLPPHFNALRGLRKCDLGHLGVPTAEEYSQMYCDRMGVERPENWNFYMAFAFFRLAAMLQGLHRCSLAGRPAPGESSPEDAEFVANLAWDFAIKEGFRVFDSLPATKPLARRYSTWAGRGPILSRGYGTWPRPGTAPVPKVPLVTPPINLLGIAHSLCCKLGKIMGVQWSFLISQLRWSPRPLLELKAERARTKATALTMAVQAMDQDSQVSGAEHLSSADPSLVLHSDLSSMSG; translated from the exons ATGATAAAACAGCTCCCCATAATGGCAGAAGCAGTACAGTGTATCCGTGCAGAAGGTCTTAAGACAGCTCTTCTGAGCAACAACTTCTGTCTGCTGAACGGAGAGAGCTTTCTGCCCCTAGACCGAAAGCACTTTGATGTG ACGGTTGAATCTTATCGGGACGGAATGCGCAAGCCAGATCCTCGTATCTACAAGCTGTGCTTGGAGCGTTTGGGCGTTCAGCCCCAGGAATCCATCTTCCTCGACAACAACAGCCAGAACCtaaaagcagcagcccagcttgGCATTAAAACGGTGAAG GTCGATGATCCAGAAGTAGCACTCAAAGAGCTGGAAACCTATCTGGGTTTTCCTTTGCAAGGGTTTGTTCCATATACTCGTTCAGTGAGACCAAGCGTGGAAATCCCAAAAGATCATCTGCAAAAGTACCTTGAAAATATTCTCGGTGACCAGGCAACAG GCCCGCTAGTGTTACGGCAGTTTGGCAGCGGACAGTCTACCCAGACCTATTTCGTCAGGTTTGGAGATCGTTTGCTAGTGCTGAAGAAGGAGCGCTCTGACAGCCTGCATCCCTCAGGCCCTGCTCTCAGAGGGGAATACAG GCTGCTGAAGGCACTCTCTGAGGCGGGTGTTCCTGTTCCTACTGTACTTGCTCTCTGCGAGGACAGAAG CACCTTTGGCACACCTTTCTACCTGATGGAGCACCGTGCTGGCCATGTCTACAGCGACGTCTCCCTCCCCGAGCTGCAGCCTAGCCAGCGCAGGGCTATTTATGCTGCCATGAATCAAGTCCTCTCCAAGATCCACAGCGTAGACCTCAGAGCAGCCAAGCTGGAGGACCTTGGGGAGCATG GTAATTACATTCAGCGGCAAGTTGAGACCTGGACAAAGCAGTATCGAGCTATGGAAACTCATGTTATCCCAGCCATGGAGAGACTCATCGAGTGGCTGCCTCTGCATTTTCCGGAATCTCAAAAGACGACAGTCGTGCACGGTGATTTCAG GATGGACAACCTGGTCTTCCATCCAGACAGGCCAGAAGTCCTTGCTGTCCTTGGCTGGAAGTTTTCAACTCTAGGAGATCCCATCTCTGATTTGGCGAATAACTGTATGGTCTACTTCCTGCCACCTCACTTTAATGCACTGAGAG GCTTGAGGAAGTGTGATTTGGGGCACCTGGGAGTCCCCACGGCAGAGGAGTACTCCCAGATGTACTGTGACCGCATGGGAGTGGAGCGCCCCGAGAACTGGAATTTCTACATGGCCTTTGCCTTTTTCCGGCTGGCTGCAATGCTGCAGGGACTCCACAGATGCTCTCTGGCAG GGAGGCCAGCCCCAGGTGaaagcagcccagaggatgcagAGTTTGTGGCCAACCTGGCTTGGGACTTTGCCATAAAAGAAGGATTCCGAGTGTTTGACAGCCTCCCCGCCACAAAGCCCCTTGCACGACGTTACAGCACGTGGGCCGGGCGAGGGCCGATCCTCAGCAGGGGGTATGGTACCTGGCCACGTCCTGGGACAGCTCCTGTGCCCAAAGTCCCCCTGGTCACTCCCCCCATCAACCTGCTGGGGATAGCCCACAGTCTTTGCTGCAAGCTGGGAAAGATCATGGGTGTCCAATGGAGTTTTCTGATTTCCCAGCTCAGATGGAGTCCACGTCCTCTTCTAGAGCTGAAG GCAGAGCGTGCCAGGACCAAAGCAACGGCTCTGACGATGGCTGTCCAGGCCATGGATCAGGATAGCCAG GTCTCTGGAGCAGAGCATCTCAGCAGTGCAGACCCCAGCCTGGTGCTTCACTCGGACCTGAGCTCCATGTCTGGCTGA